A window of Companilactobacillus allii genomic DNA:
AAGATTGTTGATTCAACAGGGACAGTTATTGTTGATAATACAGACAATTCAACTAAACAAATTATTAGTAAGGATACTGCTAAAGAGATGACAAGTATGATGCTTGGTGTCTATAACGAAGGTACTGGTAAAACTGCCAAGCCGACTGGTTATAAGATTGCTGGTAAAACAGGTAGTACCGAAGTACCTAGTTCATATGGTTATGCAGGGACCAAGGATCAATGGATGATAGGCTATACACCAGATATTGTCGTGGCCAGTTGGATCGGGTTTGATCAAACTGATAAAGATCACTTCTTATACGGAGTCAGTGAGACTGGAGTAGCTTCGTTGTTTAAGTCTGAAATGACAAATGTTTTGCCATATACAGACCAAACTAGTTTTGGAGTGAAAGATGCTGCAACCATTGCCAGTGAAGATAGTGATAGCGATAATAATGATGATAACAATGACATCGTTAAATCTTTCCAAGATGGAGTAAATAACGTTAAAGACAAAGCCTCGGAATGGTATAATGATGTTAAGAACTTTTTTGGTCAATAGGAGGACTGTATGAATATTTATGATGGCGCCAATCAATTGGAACAAGATTTGAGAAATACTCAAGAGGTGGCAGATCTCAAACTTGCGTTTGAAGCTGTTAAAGCTAATGAATTGGCTTACAAACTTTTTGACAAGGTTCAAAATAAACAATTTGAACTTCAACAAAAACAAATGCAAAGTCAAGAAATTACTGATGACGATATCGAATCAATGCGTCAATTGACAGATCAACTTCAAAACTATAGCGAAATCAAAAACTTGATGGACAAAGAACAAAAAATGAATTCTATGATGGAAGAATTGAACAAAATCATTTCTAAACCAATCGCAGAAATCTATCAAGATAAATAGAATATAGGTATTAAAAAGAAGCTGAGACGCGTAATTGGTCCCAGCTTTTTTCTTGTAAAGAACTTGTAAAGGAGATAATTATGAAATTCATACATGCCGCCGACCTACATTTAGATACACCTTTTATTAGTATTAATAACTTTTCAGAAAAACTACAGAGTCAATTAAAAAAATCCACTTATACTGCTGCTGATAAGGTTTTTGAAACTGCAATTAAAGAGCAGGTTGATTTTATTATTTTGGCTGGGGATGTATTTGATAATACTGAGCGTAGTTTAAACGCACAGATGTATCTGAAAAATAAGTTTGATGAGCTAAATAAATATAATATTAAAGTATATATGATATATGGTAATCATGATTATTATAGGAATGCCTTTTCAGTGATAGACTTTCCAAACAATGTAACTGTATTTAGCGATGAAATAACTACTGAAAAATTGATCACTAAGGATGGATTAAGTGTGGGAATAACTGGATTTAGTTATTATCGCAACCATGTTACTGATGATATGGTTAGTAATTATCCAACACGTAGTACATTTGATTACCAAATTGGAATTTTGCATGCTGGAATTGGTGACAATAATTATGCTCCCTTTACGGTAAATGAGTTATTAACTAAAGGATATAACTATTGGGCCTTGGGACATATTCATAAGCGTGAGATTCTTAATAGAGATCCTTATGTGGTTTATCCAGGGGACACGCAAGGTCGTAATCAAAATGAACTGGGTGAAAAAGGCTTCTATTTAATAAATGTTGAGGGAAATGTTTCCAAATTAACATTTGTGCCTAGTTCAGTATATATATGGAAAAATGCAGAGATTAATGCTTCAGAGAATAGTACGCTAAATGATCTGACTGACAAGATATCTGATTTGTTGTCAGAAAATAGTCTGCTGACCTTGAACATTACAAATGCGCAACGTCTGAATGAAGAAGTAATTAAGTCTATTGACCGTGGTGATGTTTTGAACCAATTTGCAAAGACTAGTAATTCAGC
This region includes:
- a CDS encoding metallophosphoesterase family protein, with the translated sequence MKFIHAADLHLDTPFISINNFSEKLQSQLKKSTYTAADKVFETAIKEQVDFIILAGDVFDNTERSLNAQMYLKNKFDELNKYNIKVYMIYGNHDYYRNAFSVIDFPNNVTVFSDEITTEKLITKDGLSVGITGFSYYRNHVTDDMVSNYPTRSTFDYQIGILHAGIGDNNYAPFTVNELLTKGYNYWALGHIHKREILNRDPYVVYPGDTQGRNQNELGEKGFYLINVEGNVSKLTFVPSSVYIWKNAEINASENSTLNDLTDKISDLLSENSLLTLNITNAQRLNEEVIKSIDRGDVLNQFAKTSNSAILYKIYLKFSRNQEHTKIDQKYWDDSASDIFDLDDIKDMDNKLYSEDIIRDHINDPGFLDHIKEMTKNNINKKYIGD
- a CDS encoding YlbF family regulator, coding for MNIYDGANQLEQDLRNTQEVADLKLAFEAVKANELAYKLFDKVQNKQFELQQKQMQSQEITDDDIESMRQLTDQLQNYSEIKNLMDKEQKMNSMMEELNKIISKPIAEIYQDK